DNA sequence from the Schlegelella aquatica genome:
CTGCACGATGAAGTCCATCGGCCGCGAGGTGGCGCGGATGCGCGGGTCCGAGAGCCTGCGCACGACGAGCAGGAGCAGGCCCGCGAGGCACATGGCGCCCAGGATGCCGCCCACCACCACCGCCAGCACCTGCTTCTGAGCGGCGGTCACGCCCAGCGCGTTGAACACGGCCTTGGGTGTGAGCATGCCCACAAAGTGACCGAAGAACAAGCCGATGATGCCGATGTGAAAGAGGTTCGACCCCCAGCGCAGCATGCCGGTGCGCAACAGCTGGCTCGATTCGCTGCGCCACGTGTACTGCTCGCGATCGAAGCGCACCAGGCTGCCGAAAAGGAACACCGTCAGCGCGATGTACGGATAGATGCCAAAGAGGAAACGTTCGAAGGTGCTCATCTCAGCTCCCGGACACGAAGGAGGTGGAGGTGGTGCCGCCCTGGGGTGCGCGGCGGACGATATGGACAGGCTGGGCCTGCTCGGGGCGCGACTGGCCGCGCGACGAGCAGCCGCCAAAGGCTTCCGGCTCTTCCCAGGCGGCGTCCATCGGCTCGTCGGCGTAGGTGGCCCGGGCGCTCACGGCCGCCACCTCCTGGCCGCCCAGCTCGAGCGCAGCGGCGACGACCTCGGCATAGCGGCTCTTGCGCTGAACCAGGGCCCCGTGCAAGGCATTCAGGATGTGGCCGACCTCGGCAACGAAACCCCGCACGATCTCGGGAGGCTGGGTCGAGAGGAACTCCAACACCACCGGCAGGTAGTCGGGCAGTTCGTGGGCCTGCAGCTCGAGACCGGCTTGCGCGTACGTCGCGCGCAAGTCGACCATCGCCATGCCCCGGTCGCGCGACTCGCCGTGCACGTGCTCGAACAGGTGCAACGCCGTGGCGCGGCCGCGATCGAACAGCTCCACGTACGCCGCTTCGACCTCGTAGGGATCGGCCGCGGCGAGCTCCTCGACGAGCTCCAGCAACGCAGAGCGCCGGCGTGCCGCGAGCGCGGGTTCGGCGCGCAGTTGCGCGGCCAAGGCCGGCAGCGCCTCGCGCCACGCGGCATCGGGGTAGCACAGCAGCCTGGCGAGCACGCGCCATGTCAGCGGCTGTGCGGCAGTGCTTGTCTTCATGTCTTGTCCTTCAATGCAGCACCAAGAGCGGCAGCCGGCTGCGGGTCAGCACGCCTTTGGTATGCGATCCATGGAGCAGCTCGGACCAGCCATGCCGCCCGTGGGTGACCATCACGATCAGGTCGCAGCCTTCACGCTGGGCCGTCTCGACGATGGCCTCCTCCACCAACCCGGTGCACGCCGTGCGGCCCTGAAACGGGACGCCGGCGGCCCGCGCACGGGCCTCGAAGCCGGCGAGCACGTCGCGCGCATGTTCGGTGATGCGACGTTCGTGCTGCTCCAGGGTGTCGAGATACCGCACCGGCCGCTGCGCGGGCGGCGGCGGCGGCGCGGGCGGCTCGACGATGAAGCCGGTGATCGAGGCACCGAGCTTGCGTGCCAGCTCGATGCTCACCTGCATCGCGCGAGCCGCGATCTCGCTGCCGTCAACTGGAACGAGCAGATGCTGGAACATGGCCGCTCCTTTCCTGTGCGCCGCGGCGCGTCAGGCGCCCACCTTGATGGGGATGGTGCGCTTCTTTCCGTTGCCGAACAGGCTCGCTTCGCTGGCCCCGTCGGAGCACCCGTTGCCGAACGAGAAGCCGCAGCCGCCCTTCAGGTCGAAGGCGTTCTCGGCGTACTCGCGGTGCGTGGACGGAATGACGAAACGGTCCTCGTAGTTGGCGATCGCCATCGTCTGGTACATCTCACTCACCTCGTCCACCGTGAGGCCCACCTGCTCGAGGGCTGCCAGGTTCTCGCGGCCTTCGACGTGGCGGCCGCGCTGGTAGGCCCGCATCGCGAGCATGCGCTCCAAGGCGCGCACGACCGGGGCCGTATCACCGGCAGTCAACAGGTTCGCCAGGTACTTGACGGGGATGCGCAGTTCGCTGACGTCGGGGATCTCGCCGTTGATGCCGATCTGCCCGGCATGTGCGGCCGAGGTGATGGGCGACAGCGGCGGCACGTACCAGACCATCGGCAACGTGCGGTACTCCGGGTGCAGCGGCAGCGCGACCTTCCAGTCCACCGCCATCTTGTACACCGGGCTCTTCCTCGCGGCCTCCAACCAGGCCTCGGGGATGCCGTCGGCCCGCGCCTGCTCGATCACCTTCGGATCGTTCGGGTCCAGGAAGATGTCCAGCTGCGCCTGGTACAGATCGCGGTCATGCTCGGTGCTGGCCGCCTGTTCGATGCGGTCGGCATCGTAGAGCAGCACGCCCAGGTAGCGGATGCGACCGACGCACGTCTCAGAGCACACGGTGGGCTGGCCCGCCTCGATGCGGGGATAGCAGAAGATGCACTTCTCGGCCTTGCCCGTCTGCCAGTTGTAGTAGATCTTCTTGTAGGGGCAGCCCGAGACGCACATGCGCCAGCCGCGGCACTTGTCCTGGTCGATCAGGACGATGCCGTCTTCCTCACGCTTGTAGATGCTGCCGGAGGGACACGAGGCCACGCACGCCGGATTGAGGCAATGCTCGCACAGGCGCGGCAGGTACATCATGAAGGTGTTCTCGAACTGGCCGTAGATGTCCTTTTGCACCTCGTCGAAGTTCTTGTCCTTGCTGCGCTTGCTGAACTCGCCGCCCAGGATCTCCTCCCAGTTGGGGCCCCACTCGATCTTCTCCATCCGCTTGCCGGTGATGAGGCTGCGCGGCCGCGCCGTCGGCGACGCCCGCATCTCGGGGGCCGATTGCAGGTGGTCGTAGTCGAAGGTGAAGGGCTCGTAGTAGTCGTCGATCTGCGGCAGGTTGGGGTTGGCGAAGATGCGCATGAGCAGCTTCCACTTGCCGCCCTGCCGCGGCTCGATGCTGCCGTCGGCCTTGCGCACCCAGCCGCCGTTCCACTTGTCCTGGTTCTCCCACTCCTTGGGGTAGCCGATGCCGGGCTTGGTCTCGACGTTGTTGAACCAGGCGTACTCCATGCCGGGCCGGCTCGTCCACACGTTCTTGCAGGTGACCGAGCAGGTGTGGCAGCCGATGCACTTGTCCAGGTTCAGCACCATGCCGATCTGAGCACGTACTTTCATGTTCTGACTCCTTGTTCCCTCAGACCGCCCCGGTTGTCGCGACCGGCTCGTCGTCCATCCAGTCGATCTTCTTCATCTTGCGCACGACGACGAACTCGTCCCGGTTGGTGCCGATGGTCCCGTAGTAGTTGAAGCCGTAGGACAGCTGCGCGTAGCCGCCGATCATGTGGGTGGGCTTGAGCACCACGCGCGTCACGGAGTTGTGGATGCCGCCGCGCAAGCCGGTGATCTCGCTGCCCGGGGTGTTCACGATCTTCTCCTGGGCGTGGTACATCATCACCATGCCGGGGTTCACGCGCTGGCTCACCACGGCGCGCGCTGCGATCGCTCCGTTCGTGTTGAACAGCTCGATCCAGTCGTTGTCCTCGATGCCCGCGGCTTTGGCGTCCGCCTCGCTCAGCCACACTACCGGCCCGCCGCGATTGAGCGTGAGCATGATGAGGTTGTCGCTGTAGGTGGAGTGGATGCCCCACTTCTGGTGCGGTGTGATGAAGTTGAGCACCACCTCCTTCTCGCCGTTGGGCTTGCGTCCGATCACGTCGTGGATCGTCTTCAAGTCCACCGGCGGGCGGTACGCCACGAAGCCCTCGCCGAAGCTGCGCATCCAGGGATGGTCCTGGTAGAACTGCTGCCGGCCCGTCAGCGTGCGCCAGGGGATCAGCTCGTGCACGTTGGTGTAGCCGGCGTTGTAGCTGACCTTCTCGCTCTCCAGGCCGGACCAGGTCGGCGAGCTGATGATCTTGCGCGGCTGGGCCTGGATGTCGCGGAAGCGGATCTTCTCGTCTTCGCGGTGCAAGGCCAGGTGCGCATGCTCGCGGCCGGTGGCCTTGGACAAGGCCTCCCACGCCTTGACCGCGACGTGGCCGTTCGTCTCAGGCGCCAGCATCAGCACCACCTCGGCCGCGTCGATGTCGCTGTCGATGCGCGGGCGCCCTTGCGTGGGCCCCGGCTCGGTCACCGTACCGTTGAGCTCGGCCAACTCGCGCACCTCGTCCTGCGTGTTCCAGCCGATGCCCTTGCCGCCGTTGCCCAGCTTGTCCATCAGCGGACCCAGGGCCGTGAAGCGCTTGTAGGTGTTGGGGTAGTCGCGCTCGACGACGGTGATCTGCGGCGCGGTCTTGCCGGGGATCAGGTCGATCTCGCCCTTCTTCCACTCGGCCACACCGAACGGCTGCGCCAACTCGGCGGGGGTGTCGTGCATCAGCGGCGTGAGCACCACCTCCTTCTCGACGCCGAGATGGCCCACGCATACCTCGCTGAACTTCTTGGCGAAGCCCTTGTAGATCTCCCAGTCGCTGCGCGACTGCCACGCCGGGTCCACCGCGGTCGATAGCGGGTGGATGAACGGATGCATGTCGCTGGTGTTGAGGTCGTTCTTCTCGTACCAGGTGGCCGTGGGCAGCACGATGTCGGAGTACAGGCACGTCGTGCTCATGCGGAAGTCGAGCGTCACCAACAGGTCGAGCTTGCCTTGCGGTGCCCGGTCGTGCCACTTCACTTCCTGAGGCTTCGGCTCACCGCGGCCCAGTTCCTCGCCCTGCACGCCGTGGCTCGTGCCCAGCAAGTGCTTGAGGAAGTACTCGTGGCCCTTGCCGGAGGAACCGAGGATGTTGGAGCGCCAGACGAACATGTTGCGCGGCCAGTTGGCCGGATCGTCCGGGTCCTCGCAGCTCATCTGCAGCGCGCCGCTCTTGAGCGCCTGCACGACGTACTCCTTCGGGTCCATGTTGCGGGCCTGCGCGTCGCGCACCACCTGCAGCGGGTTGGTCTTGAGCTGCGGTGCAGAAGGCAGCCACCCCATGCGCTCGGCGCGCACGTTGTAGTCGATGATGCTGCCCGCGAAGCGCGCGCGGTCGGCTAGCGGCGAGAGGACCTCGTCCACGCCCAGGCGCTCGTAGCGCCATTGATCGGTGTGCGCGTAGAAGAAGCTGGTGGAGTTCTGCTGGCGCGGCGGGCGGATCCAGTCGAGCGCGAACGCCAGCGCCGTCCAGCCCGTTTGCGGCCGCAGCTTTTCCTGGCCCACGTAGTGCGCCCAGCCGCCGCCGCTTTGACCGATGCATCCGCACAGCATCAGCATGTTGATGATGCCGCGGTAGTTCATGTCGCTGTGGTACCAGTGGTTCATCGCCGCGCCGATGATCACCATGGACTTGCCGTGCGTCTTGTCGGCGTTGTCGGCGAACTCGCGCGCCACGCGAACCACCAGCTCGCGCTTGACACCGGTGATGCGCTCCTGCCAGGCGGGCGTGTAGGGCTTGTCGTCGTCGTAGCTCTCGGGGCAGTCGTCGCCCAAACCGCGGTCGATGCCGTAATGAGCGGCGAGCAGGTCGAACACCGTCGCCACGAGGGCTTCGCGCTGCTCACCTTCCTTGCCGAGAGTGATGCGCACGGCCGGCACCTTGCGCACCAGCACGTCGCTGCCTTGGTCGTTGGCCTGGAACTGGGGCGACGCGACCCCGCCGAAGTACGGGAAGCCGACATCGACCACCTCCGTGGCCTGCCGGCCCTCGAGCGCCGAGAGCTTGAGCTTCACGTCGTGCCCGTGGCGCGCCTCCTTCGCTTCGAGGTTCCACTTGCCTGCGTCGTCGCGCCCTTCCGGGCCCCAGCGAAAACCGATGCTGCCGTTGGGCAGCACGACCTTGCCCTGCTCGTCGAAGGCCACCGTCTTCCACTCGGGGTTGTTCTGCTGGCCCAGCTTGCCGTTGAAGTCGCTGGCGCGCACGTAGCGGCCGGCCACGAGCACGCGCCGACCGTCGGCAAGCGTCTGCTCCTCCAGCTGCACGAGCATCGGCAAATCGGTATAACGGCGCGCGTAGTCGTCGAAGTACGCCGACTTGTTCTGGAAGTAGAACTCCTTGAGGATGACGTGACCCATCGCCATCGCCATCGCGGCGTCGGTGCCTTGCTTGGGGTGCAGCCACAGGTCCGCCAGCTTGCTGACCTCGGCATAGTCCGGCGTGACGGCCACCGTCTTGGCGCCCTTGTAGCGCACCTCGGTGAAGAAGTGGGCGTCTGGCGTGCGCGTCTGCGGCACGTTGGAGCCCCAGGCGATGATGTAGGTGGAGTTGTACCAGTCGGCCGACTCCGGCACGTCGGTCTGCTCGCCCCAGGTCTGCGGGCTGGACGGCGGCAGATCGCAGTACCAGTCGTAGAAGCTCATGCACACGCCGCCGATGAGCGACAGGTACCGAGAGCCGGCCGCGTACGACACCATCGACATGGCCGGAATCGGCGAGAAGCCGATGATGCGGTCCGGGCCGTACTTCTTGATCGTGTAGGCGTTGGCCGCGGCCACGATCTCGTTGACCTCGTCCCAGCTGGAGCGCACGAAGCCGCCCAACCCGCGCTTGCTCTGGTAGTCACGGCGCTTGGCGTCGTCCTCGACGATGCTCGCCCACGCGTCGACGGGCCCCAGCACCGCGCGCGCCGCCCGCCAGTGCTTGAGCAGCCGCCCGCGCACCATCGGGTACTTCACGCGGTTGGCGCTGTAGAGGTACCAACTGTAGCTCCCGCCGCGGGCGCAGCCGCGCGGCTCGTGGTTGGGCAGGTCGGGCCGGGTGCGCGGGTAGTCGGTCTGCTGCGTCTCCCACGTCACGATCCCGCCCTTGACGTGGATCTTCCACGAGCACGAGCCGGTGCAGTTGACGCCGTGCGTCGAACGCACCACCTTGTCGTGCTGCCAGCGGTGGCGATAGCCGTCCTCCCAACTGCGGTCTTCGCCGGTGGTCACGCCGTGGCCGTCGGCAAACCGCTCCTTGGGCTGCGAGAAGAAGGTCAGTCGGTCCAGAAAGTGGCTCATGGGGAATCCTTGCTTGTCTTTATGGTCAGCACGGCATCGGTGCGTTCTTGCGGCTGTAGTACCACCACGTGATCAGCACGCAGGTGATGTAGAAGCCGATGAAGAGGTACAGCGCTGCCTCCGGGCCGCCGGTCATCGCGATCGAGGTGCCGTAGCTCTTGGGGATGAAGAAGCCGCCGTAGGCGCCGATCGCGGAACTGAACCCCAGCACGGCGGCGCCTTCCTTGTTGGCGTCGCGCACGGCCTGTTCCTGCGCGGCGGGCCCCTTGCCGGCCGCCTCCCGCGTGCGCTCGGTGAGGAAGATCACCGGGATCATGCGGAACGTCGAGCCATTGCCCACGCCCGAAGCGGCGAACAGCAACAAGAAGGAGATCAGGAACAGCGTGAAGTTGCCGCCCTGCCCGCCCTTGGGCAGGAAGGCGAGCACCGCCAGCACCCCGAGACCCATCACGATGAACGTCCAGAACGTCACGCGGGCGCCACCCAGCTTGTCGGCCAGCCAGCCGCCCACCGGGCGGATCAGCGCACCGACCAGCGGGCCCAGCCAGGCGTACGACAGCGCGTTCACGCCCGGGAACTGGCTCTTGATGAGCAGCGGGAAGCCCGCCGAGTAGCCGATGAAGCTGCCGAAGGTGCCGATGTAGAGCCAGCACATCAGCCAGTTGTGCTTGCGCTTGAAGATCACCGCCTGGTCCGCGAAGCTGGCCTTCGCCTCGGACAGATCGTTCATGCCGAACCATGCGGCCAACGCAGACACGGCGATGAACGGCACCCAGATGTACCCGGCGTTCTGCAGCCACATGAGCGTCTGCGTGCCTGCCTTCTCCACGATCTGAGGCTGGCCGCCGAGCGAGCCGAACACCCCGGCGGTGATCACGAGCGGCACGACGAACTGCACCAGCGACACGCCCAGGTTGCCCAGGCCGGCGTTGAGGCCCAGCGCCGTGCCCTTCTGCGCTTTCGGGAAGAAGAAGCTGATGTTGCTCATGCTCGAGGCGAAGTTGCCCCCGCCGAAGCCGCAGAGCAGCGCCAGCAGCACGAACACCTCGTAGGGCGTCTCCGGGTTCTGCACTGCCAGGCCGATACCGATGGACGGCAGCAGGAGCGAGGCCGTGGAGATGGCCGTCCACCGCCGCCCACCGAAGATCGGCACTGCGAACGAGTAGAAGATGCGCAGGGTCGCGCCGCACAGGGCCGGCAGCGAGGCCAGCCAGAAGAGCTGGTTGGTCGAGAACCGGAAACCGACCGCGGGCAGGTTGACCACCACCACCGACCAGACCATCCAGACCGCGAACGCGAGCGTGAGCGCGGGGATGGACAGCCACAGGTTGCGTTGGGCGACGGCGCGCCCCTCTTTGGACCAGAACGCCGGGTCCTCCGGGTTCCAGTGACGAATGACATGCGAAGCCATGGAAACGCTCCTTCGAAGATCGGGGCTCAGGCCCGCGCCGGTGCCGTGCCGGCCTCGGGGCCCATCACACGGGTGCGCCGCACCTCGGTGAAGTACATCCAGATGAGAGACACCCACACCACGCCGTACAGCAGCATGAAGGCGCTCGAACGGATGCCGGTGATGTCCAGCAGTGCGCCGAACATGATGGGCAGGATGAAGCCGCCCAGCCCGCCGGCCAGCCCGACGATGCCCGAGATCGCACCGATGTTCTTCGGGTAGTCGTCGGCGATGTACTTGAATACGCTCGCCTTGCCGAACGCCCACGCGATGCCGAGCACGAACATCAAGACGGTGAAGGCGTACACGTTGAGACCGATGTGGAAGGTCTTCGGGCCTTCGAGCGTGAGGATGGTGAAGTCGGTTTGCGGGTAGCTCAGCAGGAACAGGCAGATCCAGCTCACCCACATCACCCACCACGTGACGGCATGGGCGCCGTACTTGTCGGACAGCCAGCCGCCGATCGCACGCAGCACGCCGCCGGGCAACGAGAAGCACGCGGCCAGCAGCGCCGCGACACGGATGTCGAGTCCGTACTCGCCGACGTAGTACTGCACCATCCACAACGACAGCGCCACGTAGCCGCCGAAGACGATGCTGTAGTACTGGCAGTACTTGAGGACCGTCGGGTCCTTCAGCGCCTTGAGCTGGTCCACGAAGCGCACGTTGCTGGGCACGAGGTGGGCGGGGTCGTGGTAGCTGAAGATCCAGAACAGGATCAGGGTGCCGAGCATCACTGCCGCGTACACCTGAGGCACCATCGTCCAGCCGAACGCCACCACCAGCGCCGGCGCCACGAACTTGTTGACGGCGGCCCCGGAGTTGCCTGCTCCATACACGCCCATCGCAAAGCCTTGCCGCTCCTTCGGGAACCAGCGGGCCACGTAAGGCGTGCCCACCGAGAACGAGCCGCCGGCCAGGCCAACGAACAGGCCGATCACGATGAAGTGCCAGAACTCGGTGGCATACGACATCATCCAGATGGCCGGGACGGTGGCAGCCATGAGGATGGCCATCACGATGCGACCGCCGTAGCGGTCGGTCCAGATGCCCAGCGGCACGCGCACGAGCGAGCCGGTGAGAACGGGCGTGGCCGTGAGCAGGCCGAACTCGGTGGCGTTGAGGTTGAGCGTCTTCTTCAGCGGGATGCCGATGACGCCGAACATCATCCACACCATGAAGCAGACGGTGAACGCGAGCGTGCTGACGATGAGCACCGACACGGCCTGGCGCCGGCGGGCGTCACTCGCGACAGGGGTTGCGGCCATCGTGTTTTCCTTCTTTCAAACGATGGCTCCACTGTAGGAAGAGCGCGCCTGCGCGAACATTCTCCGCTTGGGTCGAACGCTTGCTTCCAAAGAACGACAGGGCCCGCGGGCCCTGTCGTTCGAAAGAACTACACCGGCCGCTTTCGCGCCGGTGTTTGCGCTGCCTCAAGCCAGGCCGCGCCCGCTCGCATACACGGCGGCCTGCACCCGCGAGGTGAGGTTGAGCTTGCGCAGGATGCGCTGCACGTGGATCTTGACGGTCGTCTCGGCGATGCCGAGGGTGCGCGCGATCTCCTTGTTGCTCGCACCGCGCGCGATCTCGCGCAGGATCTCCGTCTCCCGCGGCGAGAGCCCTCCGTGGCCAGCGTCGGACTCGGGCTCCTCCGCTTCCTCGGCTTGTGCGGGGCTGGCGGTCGCACTGCGGAAGGCTGCAATGAGCTTTTCGGTCATCTCGGGGCTCACCACCGACTCGCCGCGCATCGCACGCCGGATGCCGTCGATGAGCATCTCGCCCTCGACCGTCTTGAGCAGGTAACCGGCCGCACCGGCCTTGAGCGCGGCCGCCAGATCGGCCCCATCCTCGCTCACCGTGAGCACGATGATGCGGCAGCCGGGATGCACCTCGCGCAGGCCGGGGATCGCGTCGACGCCACGCACGCCGGGCAGGTGGTTGTCGAGCAGCATCACGTCGGGGCGCAGCTCGGCCAGCAGGCGCTGCGCCTCTCCTGCATCGCCGGCTTGGCCCACCACCTGCAACGTGGGCTCCTGCGCCAGCAAGGCGGCCAGGCCGCGGCGGAACAGGTTGTGATCGTCCACCAGGAGGATGCGGATCGGCGCGTTCATGGGCAAGCGATCGGAAGTCCGGACGGAAGTGTGCGAAGCCTCACGATACCGTCACGACACCGCCTCCGGCAAGGTGCGCGCCTGCTCGGCCGCCGCCGTGCGCGGCGGCAGCGTCAGCAGCACCGAGGTGCCCTGCCCGGGCGCGGACTGGATCTCGATCGTCGCGCCGATGCGTGCCGCCCGTTCGCGCATGATCGCCAGTCCGACGTGGGTGGAGTCCGGCGCGCCCGAGCGGGCATCGAATCCCTTGCCGTCGTCGCGGATGCGACAGCGCCACACCGGCCACTGGTCCACCTCCACCCAGGCATGCGTCGCCTGGGCATGTTTGCGCACGTTGGACAAAGCCTCCTGCACCACGTGCAGCACCTGGATCTGCACGTCCGCGTCCAGCGGCAGCCCCGGCCCGCGCACCTCTAGGCTGGCCCCGATACCGGTCTGATGTTCGAACTTCTGCAAAGTCGTGCGCAGGGCCACCTCGATGTCGTCCGCGTGCGCGCGGGTGCGAAAGTGCAGCAGCAGCTCCCGCACGTCGGCATTGCTCTCGCGGATGCCCATCTCGATCTCGCCGAGCACGCGCTCGATGCCCTCGGCGTCGGCGCGCGCCACGGCCTGCCGCAGCAACGGCACTTGCAGCTTCAAGAAGGCGAGCGACTGCGCGATCGAGTCGTGCAGCTCGCGCGCGAGCAAAGCGCGCTCCTCGGCGATGGCCGACTCGCGCTCG
Encoded proteins:
- the narI gene encoding respiratory nitrate reductase subunit gamma, giving the protein MSTFERFLFGIYPYIALTVFLFGSLVRFDREQYTWRSESSQLLRTGMLRWGSNLFHIGIIGLFFGHFVGMLTPKAVFNALGVTAAQKQVLAVVVGGILGAMCLAGLLLLVVRRLSDPRIRATSRPMDFIVQFWILATLLLGLSTLPLSLAHRDGATMLQLMNWAQSIVTFQPDAASHLQGVSRLFKAHMFMGMTLFAIFPFSRLVHVWSGFASVGYVLRPYQVVRSRRAGAR
- the narJ gene encoding nitrate reductase molybdenum cofactor assembly chaperone; translated protein: MKTSTAAQPLTWRVLARLLCYPDAAWREALPALAAQLRAEPALAARRRSALLELVEELAAADPYEVEAAYVELFDRGRATALHLFEHVHGESRDRGMAMVDLRATYAQAGLELQAHELPDYLPVVLEFLSTQPPEIVRGFVAEVGHILNALHGALVQRKSRYAEVVAAALELGGQEVAAVSARATYADEPMDAAWEEPEAFGGCSSRGQSRPEQAQPVHIVRRAPQGGTTSTSFVSGS
- a CDS encoding universal stress protein, with product MFQHLLVPVDGSEIAARAMQVSIELARKLGASITGFIVEPPAPPPPPAQRPVRYLDTLEQHERRITEHARDVLAGFEARARAAGVPFQGRTACTGLVEEAIVETAQREGCDLIVMVTHGRHGWSELLHGSHTKGVLTRSRLPLLVLH
- the narH gene encoding nitrate reductase subunit beta, which translates into the protein MKVRAQIGMVLNLDKCIGCHTCSVTCKNVWTSRPGMEYAWFNNVETKPGIGYPKEWENQDKWNGGWVRKADGSIEPRQGGKWKLLMRIFANPNLPQIDDYYEPFTFDYDHLQSAPEMRASPTARPRSLITGKRMEKIEWGPNWEEILGGEFSKRSKDKNFDEVQKDIYGQFENTFMMYLPRLCEHCLNPACVASCPSGSIYKREEDGIVLIDQDKCRGWRMCVSGCPYKKIYYNWQTGKAEKCIFCYPRIEAGQPTVCSETCVGRIRYLGVLLYDADRIEQAASTEHDRDLYQAQLDIFLDPNDPKVIEQARADGIPEAWLEAARKSPVYKMAVDWKVALPLHPEYRTLPMVWYVPPLSPITSAAHAGQIGINGEIPDVSELRIPVKYLANLLTAGDTAPVVRALERMLAMRAYQRGRHVEGRENLAALEQVGLTVDEVSEMYQTMAIANYEDRFVIPSTHREYAENAFDLKGGCGFSFGNGCSDGASEASLFGNGKKRTIPIKVGA
- a CDS encoding nitrate reductase subunit alpha, yielding MSHFLDRLTFFSQPKERFADGHGVTTGEDRSWEDGYRHRWQHDKVVRSTHGVNCTGSCSWKIHVKGGIVTWETQQTDYPRTRPDLPNHEPRGCARGGSYSWYLYSANRVKYPMVRGRLLKHWRAARAVLGPVDAWASIVEDDAKRRDYQSKRGLGGFVRSSWDEVNEIVAAANAYTIKKYGPDRIIGFSPIPAMSMVSYAAGSRYLSLIGGVCMSFYDWYCDLPPSSPQTWGEQTDVPESADWYNSTYIIAWGSNVPQTRTPDAHFFTEVRYKGAKTVAVTPDYAEVSKLADLWLHPKQGTDAAMAMAMGHVILKEFYFQNKSAYFDDYARRYTDLPMLVQLEEQTLADGRRVLVAGRYVRASDFNGKLGQQNNPEWKTVAFDEQGKVVLPNGSIGFRWGPEGRDDAGKWNLEAKEARHGHDVKLKLSALEGRQATEVVDVGFPYFGGVASPQFQANDQGSDVLVRKVPAVRITLGKEGEQREALVATVFDLLAAHYGIDRGLGDDCPESYDDDKPYTPAWQERITGVKRELVVRVAREFADNADKTHGKSMVIIGAAMNHWYHSDMNYRGIINMLMLCGCIGQSGGGWAHYVGQEKLRPQTGWTALAFALDWIRPPRQQNSTSFFYAHTDQWRYERLGVDEVLSPLADRARFAGSIIDYNVRAERMGWLPSAPQLKTNPLQVVRDAQARNMDPKEYVVQALKSGALQMSCEDPDDPANWPRNMFVWRSNILGSSGKGHEYFLKHLLGTSHGVQGEELGRGEPKPQEVKWHDRAPQGKLDLLVTLDFRMSTTCLYSDIVLPTATWYEKNDLNTSDMHPFIHPLSTAVDPAWQSRSDWEIYKGFAKKFSEVCVGHLGVEKEVVLTPLMHDTPAELAQPFGVAEWKKGEIDLIPGKTAPQITVVERDYPNTYKRFTALGPLMDKLGNGGKGIGWNTQDEVRELAELNGTVTEPGPTQGRPRIDSDIDAAEVVLMLAPETNGHVAVKAWEALSKATGREHAHLALHREDEKIRFRDIQAQPRKIISSPTWSGLESEKVSYNAGYTNVHELIPWRTLTGRQQFYQDHPWMRSFGEGFVAYRPPVDLKTIHDVIGRKPNGEKEVVLNFITPHQKWGIHSTYSDNLIMLTLNRGGPVVWLSEADAKAAGIEDNDWIELFNTNGAIAARAVVSQRVNPGMVMMYHAQEKIVNTPGSEITGLRGGIHNSVTRVVLKPTHMIGGYAQLSYGFNYYGTIGTNRDEFVVVRKMKKIDWMDDEPVATTGAV
- a CDS encoding NarK family nitrate/nitrite MFS transporter; translated protein: MASHVIRHWNPEDPAFWSKEGRAVAQRNLWLSIPALTLAFAVWMVWSVVVVNLPAVGFRFSTNQLFWLASLPALCGATLRIFYSFAVPIFGGRRWTAISTASLLLPSIGIGLAVQNPETPYEVFVLLALLCGFGGGNFASSMSNISFFFPKAQKGTALGLNAGLGNLGVSLVQFVVPLVITAGVFGSLGGQPQIVEKAGTQTLMWLQNAGYIWVPFIAVSALAAWFGMNDLSEAKASFADQAVIFKRKHNWLMCWLYIGTFGSFIGYSAGFPLLIKSQFPGVNALSYAWLGPLVGALIRPVGGWLADKLGGARVTFWTFIVMGLGVLAVLAFLPKGGQGGNFTLFLISFLLLFAASGVGNGSTFRMIPVIFLTERTREAAGKGPAAQEQAVRDANKEGAAVLGFSSAIGAYGGFFIPKSYGTSIAMTGGPEAALYLFIGFYITCVLITWWYYSRKNAPMPC
- a CDS encoding MFS transporter yields the protein MAATPVASDARRRQAVSVLIVSTLAFTVCFMVWMMFGVIGIPLKKTLNLNATEFGLLTATPVLTGSLVRVPLGIWTDRYGGRIVMAILMAATVPAIWMMSYATEFWHFIVIGLFVGLAGGSFSVGTPYVARWFPKERQGFAMGVYGAGNSGAAVNKFVAPALVVAFGWTMVPQVYAAVMLGTLILFWIFSYHDPAHLVPSNVRFVDQLKALKDPTVLKYCQYYSIVFGGYVALSLWMVQYYVGEYGLDIRVAALLAACFSLPGGVLRAIGGWLSDKYGAHAVTWWVMWVSWICLFLLSYPQTDFTILTLEGPKTFHIGLNVYAFTVLMFVLGIAWAFGKASVFKYIADDYPKNIGAISGIVGLAGGLGGFILPIMFGALLDITGIRSSAFMLLYGVVWVSLIWMYFTEVRRTRVMGPEAGTAPARA
- a CDS encoding response regulator translates to MNAPIRILLVDDHNLFRRGLAALLAQEPTLQVVGQAGDAGEAQRLLAELRPDVMLLDNHLPGVRGVDAIPGLREVHPGCRIIVLTVSEDGADLAAALKAGAAGYLLKTVEGEMLIDGIRRAMRGESVVSPEMTEKLIAAFRSATASPAQAEEAEEPESDAGHGGLSPRETEILREIARGASNKEIARTLGIAETTVKIHVQRILRKLNLTSRVQAAVYASGRGLA